From the Lathyrus oleraceus cultivar Zhongwan6 chromosome 4, CAAS_Psat_ZW6_1.0, whole genome shotgun sequence genome, one window contains:
- the LOC127135970 gene encoding uncharacterized protein LOC127135970, protein MDSDNSDNYDQEFWELIEEEFMDDSDEEEQLQNERRSGSSSRPKRRTTVDRGREEGHNRLFNDYFSENPVYTDVQFRRRFRMHRHVFPRIVDALGNHDEYFQMRVDATGKMGLSPLQKCTSAIRMLAYGSPADLVDEYVRIGESTSIECLERFVKGVNVVFGAEYLRKPNNNDVEHLLQMGESRGFPGMLGSIDCMHWVWKNCPVAWKGQFCRGDHGKPTIMLEAVASQDLWIWHAFFGIAGSNNDINVLNQSNVFNDILEGRAPNVQYTINGTPYNMGYYLADGIYPEWATFVKTISMSQGEKKKLFAQHQESARKDVERAFGVLQSRFAIIRGPARAWHMDTLKHTIYACIILHNMIVEDERRTYGGNFDYSYDNVDINNSTTETFSSPHPNLATRLQRRASIQEKQVHRKLQGDLVEYIWERFGHEDDEI, encoded by the coding sequence ATGGATTCAGACAATTCAGATAATTACGATCAAGAATTTTGGGAGTTGATTGAAGAAGAATTTATGGACGacagtgatgaagaagaacaaCTTCAGAATGAACGTCGATCTGGAAGTTCCTCTAGGCCAAAGAGAAGAACAACGGTAGATCGAGGTCGTGAAGAAGGGCACAATCGATTATTCAATGACTACTTCTCGGAAAACCCAGTATACACAGATGTTCAATTCCGAAGAAGGTTCAGAATGCATAGGCATGTATTTCCTCGAATTGTAGATGCCCTTGGAAATCATGATGAATATTTCCAAATGAGGGTCGATGCAACTGGTAAAATGGGTCTTTCACCATTGCAGAAATGTACATCTGCTATTCGTATGCTGGCGTATGGGTCTCCTGCTGACCTTGTAGACGAATATGTTCGAATCGGTGAAAGCACTTCAATTGAGTGCTTAGAAAGATTTGTTAAGGGTGTCAATGTTGTATTTGGCGCTGAGTATTTGAGAAAGCCTAACAACAATGATGTTGAACATCTTTTACAAATGGGAGAGTCACGTGGCTTTCCAGGTATGTTGGGTTCCATCGATTGTATGCATTGGGTATGGAAAAATTGTCCTGTTGCATGGAAAGGACAATTTTGTCGAGGTGATCATGGTAAGCCCACAATCATGCTTGAAGCAGTGGCATCACAAGACTTATGGATTTGGCATGCTTTTTTTGGTATTGCAGGTTCAAACAATGACATTAATGTGCTAAACCAATCCAACGTGTTTAACGATATTTTGGAAGGACGTGCTCCCAATGTGCAATATACAATCAATGGGACACCATATAATATGGGGTATTATTTAGCAGATGGTATATATCCCGAGTGGGCTACATTTGTCAAGACTATTTCAATGTCACAGGgagaaaagaaaaaattatttGCTCAACATCAAGAATCGGCTAGAAAAGATGTGGAGCGagcatttggagtgcttcaatCTCGATTTGCAATTATACGTGGCCCAGCGCGTGCCTGGCACATGGACACTCTCAAGCATACCATATATGCCTGCATCATATTGCACAACATGATTGTGGAAGATGAACGACGTACATATGGAGGTAATTTTGATTACTCTTATGATAATGTGGATATCAATAACTCAACAACTGAAACATTTAGCAGTCCTCATCCGAATCTTGCAACAAGACTACAAAGAAGAGCAAGTATTCAAGAAAAACAAGTTCATCGTAAACTTCAAGGAGATCTAGTCGAATATATTTGGGAACGTTTTGGacatgaagatgatgaaatttaA